The Archocentrus centrarchus isolate MPI-CPG fArcCen1 chromosome 13, fArcCen1, whole genome shotgun sequence genomic interval tgttggctgtctcaaaagtcactagaagtagctaaaggacgaatcgaggtccaggtgtgtgtgtgtgctgtccccctctgtgccagagaggtccgggcgatgccacagcgtatgaagggacgcagtacgagtGCTGTATGTAAACAAAATACGGTGACAGctgagttttcaggtttccggtgttgagtcaaaaagggatttccttttttttttttcttctttttttttaaatatttttttctttgcttatatcagtaaatagacaggtgcacaggatttatgaagggattatatataaaattaagaaatgacttgttcttaccctcattaataaagaatatattgcagcgtcagacgttgaagaagatggcgagagactgccagcaaaagttgcccttttattaacaattaaatggttgctgtgtgacgcaaccaaaacaaaacagtaacaacgagactgactcgaCGAGATTGAACCCGGAACTCGatttacctgacgcttttgttttatcatatgttttatcatgcgccttataacccggtgaaccttatgtatgaaaatagacctgtTCGTTGATATTGCGCCTTATTATGGTCTGAAAAATATGGtatgctaatgattaattatgctttaatcaaccCCATACTGTTaaacaatgatggcaagaaaaacaaaatatttaatgtaaggtcAAACTATGCCTGAGACAACACTTTTCACCGTGCATTTATGActgatcacaaagaataaacatgtcacacacattcattcaatatattagacagactgtggaacatcagcatgtgtagcaCGTGTGTGATCAAACGTATATTGGCGAGCTAGAGACTGCAAAGGGCATGCGCCAACCGActgcttcatttattgtatgtgacacagcgccaccagaggtgaCCCACAGCATTGCACTGGCTCACCCtcatttcttccatgtgtttgaacaggcaaTGCATCCATTTTtgattttgaccattaaagtgttgaaataattcagaaaacagttttataaagcATTTTTATAGAACAGTCAAGTGGGCagatgtattttctcttattgttagtattttacttgtcaCGATGGCAGAATGTGTGATTTGTCACGAATCATACACTCATTGGAGAGGATGACATCACATTTGTGCAGTCTCTGGTGATATGTAAATGCAGAGAATTGCCCGTCCCTATATTCAGTGTGATTGGACATGTGAGCCGCCCACTGGAAAAGTAATGTTCTGTGAgacttaaaagaaaaaggccTGCATGTTGTGTGTTTGACCCAAAGCTATCTGGGTCTACCACAGTTATTTTTTCATAACAACTGTGTATGACTGGTAAACATTTACAATATTTAATCATCTTTTGCATTTAAGggtttttttcttgtgagccTTAACCCCAAAGTTTAGAGAtgttgtttgaaaaactcaCGGCTGGTTGACTGAGCTCAgagtttttttagttttttttctaatcacATATGGTCAtggtttaaaaaacatttaaccATAGTTTGCTTTGAGATGActtatttccttcttttctactctaacaaCTGAATCTTGAAACTAATTTAAATTTGTCAAATATGTCTTTACCAAATGCTTCAATCAAAGTAACACACTTTATTATAGGTGGTTTTGACACAGTCAAAAGGCCGGTGGCAGTTGGTGTGGTTATGCTGGTAACCTATCTTCTTGCTGTTACTGCCAATGTGGTAAATATCCTCTTCATTATTTTTGACAAGAGATTACACAAACCAATGTATCTTCTAATTTGCCACCTTGCTGTTGTTGATATAACGTACACCTCCAGCACCACTCCAACAATGACTGGGGTTCTACTTGCTGGGGTTACTACCATATCCTATGTGGAGTGCTTCATTCAAATGAGTGTTTTCCACTGGGCAGGAGTGATGGAGTTGTTTTCATTAACAATTATGGCATTTGATAGATtagttgctttttcttttccttttcaataCCACAGTTATTTAACAAATGCACGCACTCTTGTTGTCACATACATCCTGTGGGTTGTCGCCTGTGGTATTGTTGCTGTTATGCCGGTAACTGCGGCTGCGCTTCCTTATTGCACCTCGAGGATGAAGTACACTTTCTGTGACTATGCTGCTGTTATACGAACCACTTGTGTTGATCCTAACTATTATTTCAATTTAGTCTCAgtcataatgttttttcttctgtttttcactttttctttcatttgcctTTCATATTTtgtgattgcattttttatgaaAGTTTCCTCAAATAGGGACAGGAAGAAAATGGCAAGCACCTGTGTGAGTCACTTAATTGTGGTAACATGTTACTACTCGCCTGTATTTGTTCTTATTGTCTTGACCAGATTGGGTGTGGTATTAACACTCGCGGAACGTCAGGGTTTACTGATTGGGAGCATCCTCGGTCCAGCTGTTGTTAATCCTTTTGTGTACTGTTTGAGgacaaaggaaattaaaaacaagatCTTTAAGATATTCATAAAAAAAGGTTAACATATCTGACTAGATTCTTGTGAATTATGAGTGTACATACTGATAAAAGCTGCATCACTTTAGTCTAAATATGGTTTATACTCATTAATTCATTACCTAACGTTCTATCCTATTTATTGTTGTTAAACACTGGTGCCTAGTAAAGTGAGGAAGTCAGCAATTCTTTTCCCttcaagtgaaaaagaaaaaaaaaaaaatcactgtttaaCAAGAGAAATCAGATCAGATTAAAACATTTAGTGCTGCCTGTCTTTTAATCTTTTATGTGCCCTGACAGCCTCGTGGTTGCTTCCTGGATGTCTTCACCTGTCTGCACTTCTTCCTGGCTGAAGAATTGTAGAATATTTTTACTTCTGTAGTTATCATCACAATATTTATTAGCTGACAATGACAAGTggtggaggattttttttgtttgttttagaacTGAAACTGTTCAAATGTCAATATCTACACaggcataaaaatattaatgaaaaatgaaggtaTTGTATTAGTAAAACAGCTGGTTACACTTTGTGCATGGGTAGTTGGCATATAGGCAATAAAAAAGATCAAATACAAATATGTGGGTGGTATGAGAGCTGATATGAGAAAATAATAGTCATCTCTAactttgttaattttattattctttGACATGAACTGTGTAATTCATACTGtgggacattaaaaaaaatcaagaaaaatatacaaatgCCTTATTTGTTTCATGTAAAATTAACAATATTTTTCACCGTGAATAGTTGAACTTGCTGGACTTCAATTATTCAGGATTCATATACTCAGTCTCATGTTAAAATTATTTCGTTTTATTGCCAAACATTTACATCAATATATTTTAACATCTTGGAAAAACACATTGGCATTTCATGTCCAGTTTCCCTTCAACCTTTATTTCATGATACCTGTTTGAAAAAAATGGTAGACATCAGATTAAAATCAATATAATAAATTACTGGCACAATTCATTATAAACTTAACGTTTTCCAGTCTAAAAGATCTACAGTTGCACTCTCTAAGTTAATGatgtctttttaaaattattgtgTCATTATTCCAAAATGACTAGTTTGTTATCTAACCATCTTATTCAAAATGAATCTAAACTAGAATAGGTGAAGCTAGTATAGGCCTATCATAACACCTAATAATTGGCAGTCATTCAGTCTCTCAGTACAAAACTTTTACTAAGATTCATATGATTGACACATatactatactgccaaaagtattggctcatctgccttcacacgaaTGTGAACttcagtgacatcccattctgtatccaccctttgcagctatgacagcttcaactcttctggcaAGAGTATTTATTTCTTCTAggatggactattgtaattcattactatcacgTTCCCTGGAAAGCATtggctgatccaaaatgctgcagcgaggGTACTGACAGAGTTCAAAgaaagcatatttctcccatatttcTTCTATTCATTGGCTCcgtgttaaatctagaatagaatttaaaattcttcttctcacatacaagatctaatcaggccccatctgatcttaaagacctcatacaGTAGTACCAtttcaccccaatagagcattttgctctcagactgctagcttacttgtggttcctaggatacttgcTGGGGTTAATACCATATTCTATGTGGAGTGCTTCATTCAATTGTGTATTTTCCACTGGGCAGGAGTGATGGAGACATTTTTCAGGCTGTTCAGGTGTCTTATCTGttacgtcacagtatttgctgtggaactgcttaACAAGGACATGGACTTCCGGCTTACTGATGTCGAGAATCCGCCATTTTTTCCTCACAGCGATTTTGTAGTCCAGTTCAGCTATAGTGAAGTTGCAAGTgtaaccagtgtgtgtgtgtgttacgcCTATTGAAGCCTGCATTGTGTTCTGGCATGAAATGATGAGGCAGGAGACAGAACTGGATCTCTGGTTCGTTTAGTGATGGTATACTGTAACACAGGAATACAAAAGCCCATGAGCCGTGTGTATAGTGCATTCTGCCAGACCTGGCTCTCCTCCGGCCATGTTGGAAAGCTCTGTGTCCGTTCAGTAACTCAGAATAACATAATAATGTAACAAATTTACAAAACAGTCATTTAAACATCAGCTCAGGGTTACcggaaacataaaaataaatacgtCACTGTTTTAATAcaacttagaaaaaaaaataacacacaaaatacaTAACTCAGACATtaattcagaaaaacaaaatccttCATTTGTAATCAAGATCCTTTTggtattttttaaatacaatatgaaacacaaacagttcAATATTTAACCCTATTGCACTAAAATTACATTAACAGGCCACTAACAGCCCTTACTATACAACCTGATCCTattgtacaaaaataaatacctcCATACCTGTAACACAGGAATACAAAAGCCCATGACCGTGTGTATAGTGCATTTTGCCAGACCTGGCTCTCCTGGTGAGAGAAAATGTGCGCcattaaaacacagtggacatCTCCCCTGCTCGCGACCAAGCTAATTTAGCACGCTAGCATTAGCCTTGTACCCTCGAGCTGAAACTTGTTAAGAACTTCAAATAGCGAACTCAAACGTCTGCAGAACTTACACAGGACGAGTCAGACAGCAAATAGAACAAGATACAACAGTGTGATCATATACAGATTACAATTAATGGCTTTAACAATCTTCCGTCGATCAGAGAGCAACGTGTCAGCAACCTACCTCCGGCCACGTTGGAAAGCTCTGTGACCGGAGCACACGCGCACGTGCCTACGTCATCACGCggtgcacgtacacacacacacacacacacacacacagactcaaaacacacaggcaggagGTTATAACCCAAAGTAAACATAACACAAAAGAGGGATTTTGGTGAATATTCATAAGATTTTTTACACACCGCTACACAAgcagacaagtcaaaatgttcggTGGTTGGATGTATTAACCCACAGGATTCCTGACCCCCCCCCATCAGAGCCTCTTCGAAgtgcttgtttctctgctggtagataatcgtatcgctgctatcaaactacaaaaatggacCGAAACGAGCTGCTCTAAGCCGCACGTCAAAAGAGGGGTCTagtgcagttctactttatatagaccacaagagtatgatttacatatgaaaaggaaggatttaaaagcatatgtgcccttaaaaccaaaacaaacaaacaaaaactgcagatttatttataaaaactgcatttttatttaaataaatcatctACTCATGAAGCTAGTGGCTAAATCTGGTACACTTCTCTTCAGTTAGGAAATGTTTTTTGTACATGGTCCCTGTCATGTGACTGTGTGGCACATTGGAGTTGGACCCAAATTGCATAACTTTGAAACTAAAGAACAACTTTAATGCTGAGCTCTTTTAATTTTAGCATAACAGGACCCTAttctattccaggaagcatgttcaacaaactgagtttcgTGTTCCAAAACAGCTGATCAAAAtcagttcaatcaactctgagtatgctCACCTTGAGTTAAGCTCCTGTGTGAGTAAAGAAAGAGTCCTTATCAATGGAGCTACAATACCAGGATTCACCGTGTCAACGAGTAAAGAGCAGATCAAGGAATATGAGCACATGTCATTGCTGatcatatttaattaaaaaacaggAGTGAACAAAAGAGGAATTTTAATCAGCTTGGTCCACTCGCCATTTCTCATCATTATGGAAAGAATAGAAGTTTGACATAAACTATATATTTTCTTCTATGTTggctgtcatcatttacccaGCTTGAATTTTcaccagatgaagctgaattataatttaaaatgattattattcAGCTCTAACCTGACAAGACAAAATGTAGGAGacagaaactgaagataaaaatctggagaaatcaGACACAGTTTACTGACTGACCTGTGAGATTAGTGACCCAGAGAGcagcaaactgtttttgctACTGAGTATTGTAGACGTTCACATCACTGAACACTACTATGTCtattttaatttgtctttaATCTCAACAGTCGTCCTCATAAAGTGATGTCCCAAAGGCAATTTATCAATCGTACTGCTGTTGAGAAATTGAGTATTTGAGCCCAACTGTTTTGTTagttgcagtgatgcagattcTTTTGCCCAGTCTTGTAATAGCcactgcctgtctgctttaaatgaGGTTGCTGCTGTAAGGAACAAAATATCTTCTTCCAAAAACCTTCACCCTTGGATGAATGAGGACATTATGTCGTTTAGGAGATCTTGTTGTAAGGTGGAGCGTTTAT includes:
- the LOC115790387 gene encoding olfactory receptor 2B11-like encodes the protein MSLPNASIKVTHFIIGGFDTVKRPVAVGVVMLVTYLLAVTANVVNILFIIFDKRLHKPMYLLICHLAVVDITYTSSTTPTMTGVLLAGVTTISYVECFIQMSVFHWAGVMELFSLTIMAFDRLVAFSFPFQYHSYLTNARTLVVTYILWVVACGIVAVMPVTAAALPYCTSRMKYTFCDYAAVIRTTCVDPNYYFNLVSVIMFFLLFFTFSFICLSYFVIAFFMKVSSNRDRKKMASTCVSHLIVVTCYYSPVFVLIVLTRLGVVLTLAERQGLLIGSILGPAVVNPFVYCLRTKEIKNKIFKIFIKKG